From the Camarhynchus parvulus chromosome 13, STF_HiC, whole genome shotgun sequence genome, one window contains:
- the LOC115908630 gene encoding LON peptidase N-terminal domain and RING finger protein 1-like produces MSGPSSPPPGESPSGQLLGLDLLRCPCCRLLLWEPVTASCGHSFCKPCLGGAGPSRCPLCQERLELPGIGAARCSVVLCGILERCVPRERRLAGLAERVRHRLARGDAREALRMAQRGVELALECSSLRLCRAEALLALGQLPQALEDLDAVCRAEPGHHEAFFRKGKVLLEMGQRAAALQAWEHCLTLSPQFQLAQREIEKITMEADAPQPCTAAHLGDACLSSPGSQVDGGSPVLPSSTQIQDQEGELADGRGGAGCEHSQDRATHAQPGQQPEPETAAESQGQCLLDNEEETAAANCTQPCLGESLSISDLECSLCIRMFFEPVTTPCGHTFCKECLERCLDHRPNCPLCKQSLREYLKAGRYSPTVLLQDIMLATFPTQLAERQELHRAEMAELSNLTKNIPIFVCTMSFPGIPCPLHVFEPRYRLMIRRCQESGARRFGMCIYENGKSFADYGCMLEIRQVELLADGRSLVDTIGRQRFRVLSRGHRDGYHTADIEFLEDRKVSGEELQELQCLHESTYHLAQRFCEHGDLTSRHILMQHGPLPEKEEDIQASADGPTWCWWLISILPLDPSYQLSLFSCTSLRARLSQLQRILTALLQQPPPRHLLPERSPRRRL; encoded by the exons ATGAGCGGCCCGAGCTCTCCTCCGCCCGGGGAGAGCCCCTCCGGGCAGCTCTTGGGGCTGGACCTGCTGCGCTGCCCCTGCTGCCgcctgctcctctgggagccGGTGACCGCGTCCTGCGGTCACTCCTTCTGCAAGCCGTGcctcggcggggccgggccgtcCCGCTGCCCGCTGTGCCAGGAGCGGCTGGAGCTGCCGGGCATCGGCGCGGCGAGGTGCAGCGTGGTGCTGTGCGGGATCCTGGAGCGATGCGTGCCGCGGGAGCGGCGCCTGGCCGGGCTGGCGGAACGCGTCCGCCACCGCCTCGCCCGCGGGGACGCGCGGGAGGCGCTGAGGATGGCGCAGAGAGGGGTCGAGCTGG CCCTGGAGTGCAGCTCCCTGCGGCTGTGCCGAGCAGaggccctgctggccctggggcagctcccacAGGCACTGGAGGACCTGgatgctgtgtgcagggctgagcctggacaCCACGAG gccTTCTTCAGGAAAGGGAAGGTGCTCCTGGAGATggggcagagagctgcagccctgcaggcgTGGGAACACTGCCTGACACTCAGTCCCCAattccagctggctcagagagAGATAGAGAAG ATCACCATGGAAGCTGATGCTCCTCAGCCATGCACGGCTGCACACCTGGGTGATGCTTGCCTGAGCTCACCTGGTTCCCAGGTTGATGGAGGGAGCCCAGTGCTCCCATCTTCCACACAAATTCAG GATCaggagggagagctggcagATGGCCGAGGGGGTGCtgggtgtgagcacagccaggacagagccaCCCAtgcccagccaggacagcagccagAACCGGAGACGGCGGCAGAGAGCCAGGGCCAGTGCCTCTTGG ATAACGaggaggagacagcagcagcaaactgtACCCAGCCATGCCTTGGGGAGTCACTGAGCATTTCTGACTTGGAGTGCTCCCTCTGCATACG GATGTTCTTCGAGCCGGTGACAACGCCCTGTGGTCACACCTTCTGCAAGGAGTGCCTGGAGCGCTGCCTGGACCACAGGCCCAACTGCCCCCTCTGCAAACAGAGCCTGAGAGAG tacctgaaggCTGGGAGGTACAgccccacagtgctgctgcaggacatcATGCTGGCCACCTTCCCCACACAGCTGGCTGAGCGCCAGGAGCTGCACCGGGCAGAGATGGCAGAGCTCTCCAA CCTGACCAAGAACATCCCCATCTTTGTGTGCACGATGTCCTTCCCTGGCATCCCCTGCCCTCTGCACGTCTTCGAGCCTCGGTACCGCCTGATGATCCGGCGGTGCCAGGAGAGCGGCGCCAGGAGGTTTGGCATGTGCATATATGAGAATGGGAAAAG ctttGCTGACTATGGCTGCATGCTGGAGATCCGTCAGGTGGAGCTGCTGGCCGACGGGAGGTCCTTGGTGGACACCATCGGCCGGCAGCGGTTCCGCGTGCTGAGCCGCGGCCACAGGGACGGCTACCACACCGCTGACATCGAGTTCCTGGAGGACAGGAag GTGTccggggaggagctgcaggagctgcagtgcctgcatGAGAGCACCTATCACCTGGCCCAGCGGTTCTGTGAGCACGGGGACCTCACCTCCAGGCACATTCTGATGCAGCATGGACCACTgccagagaaggaggaggacaTCCAG gctTCAGCAGACGGCCCGACGTGGTGCTGGTGGCTGATCTCCATCCTGCCCCTGGACCCGTCCTACCAGCTGAGCCTGTTCTCCTGCACGTCGCTGCGGGCCCGGCTGTCGCAGCTGCAGCGCATCCTGACGgcgctgctgcagcagcccccgccccgccaCCTCCTGCCCGAGcgcagcccccgccgccgcctctga
- the FAM114A2 gene encoding protein FAM114A2 — protein sequence MSEEDGGENLKDETSYKAENEQKTEELGCSEGSEGRQQETVPVTRKRPEPKPPSQPAATEKPAGETIKVSDPPAVQTGWGYWGSWGKSLLSTASATVATVGQGISNVIEKAETTLGIPSPSEISSESKDGARGSENPAASNTDAADDGSSFPIAGALEVLSTISTAVQSTGKSVISGGLDALEFIGKKTMDVIAEGDPGFKKTKGLINRTSTLSQVLREAKEKEEQQTATEVTMATEKKAHYGLLFDEFQGLSHLEALEMLSRESESKVKAVLNASSGGKLDTLKEEMEQLKEAFSLPEFFEEEEEEKKGDEEFTKEVTQLFSELHISSTPDKVITVRVSAHEWIARFNSSLPKEEKENEENQEVESRDGDQDAKKSVEDIHAFAIRSLAELTACSIEMFHKTAALFLYGQKQEVTATDRAKSLSQLTIMLCKELSAFSKEFTTCLTTAGVKEKADVLNPLITGVFLEASNSASYIQDAFQLLLPVLQISLIEARTELSQ from the exons ATGTCTGAGGAAGATGGTGGTGAAAATCTGAAAGATGAAACCTCTTACAAAGCTGAAAATGAACAGAAGACAGAGGAACTTGGCTGCTCTGAGGGCAGTGAAGGGAGACAACAAGAGACTGTGCCTGTAACTCGGAAAAGACCTGAACCCAAGCCCCCAAGCCAGCCTGCTGCCACAGAAAAGCCTGCAGGTGAAACCATCAAG gTCTCAGATCCTCCTGCAGTTCAGACAGGGTGGGGCTACTGGGGAAGCTGGGGGAAATCTCTTCTGTCAACTGCGTCTGCTACCGTAGCTACTGTAG GTCAAGGTATTTCAAATGTCatagaaaaagcagaaacaacCCTTGGGATCCCCAGTCCTAGTGAAATCTCTTCAGAGTCTAAAGATGGTGCAAGAG GAAGTGAGAATCCTGCTGCCAGCAACACTGATGCAGCTGATGATGGCAGCTCCTTCCCTATTGCTGGGGCTCTTGAAGTATTATCAACCATCTCTACTGCTGTCCAAAGCACA GGTAAAAGTGTTATTAGTGGAGGTCTGGATGCCTTGGAATTCATCGGCAAAAAGACAATGGATGTAATAGCTGAGGGAGACCCTGGATTCAAAAAAACAAAGGGCCTCATAAACAGAACCTCTACATTATCTCAG gtcttaagagaagcaaaggagaaagaagagcagcagaCAGCTACCGAGGTTACCATGGCTACTGAGAAGAAAGCCCATTATGGGTTACTGTTTGATGAGTTTCAGGGTCTTTCGCATCTGGAGGCCTTAGAGATGCTTTCCAGAGAGAGTGAATCAAAG GTGAAAGCAGTTCTGAATGCCTCCTCTGGAGGGAAGTTGGACACACTGAAGGAGGAAATGGAGCAACTcaaagaagcattttctttgcCTGAATTCTttgaagaagaagaggaagaaaagaagg GAGATGAAGAGTTCACAAAAGAAGTAACACAGTTGTTTTCAGAATTGCACATCTCCTCCACGCCAGACAAAGTGATCACG GTGAGGGTATCTGCTCATGAGTGGATAGCACGATTCAACAGCAGTCTTcctaaagaggaaaaagaaaatgaagaaaaccaagAAGTAGAATCCAGAGACGGTGACCAGGATGCTAAGAAATCAGTAGAG GATATTCATGCATTTGCCATAAGAAGCCTGGCAGAACTGACAGCCTGCTCCATTGAAATGTTTCACAAAACTGCAGCTTTGTTTCTCTATGGTCAGAAACAGGAGGTGACAGCCACAGACAGAGCCAAGTCCCTGTCACA ATTGACTATCATGCTGTGTAAAGAACTGTCAGCTTTCTCTAAAGAGTTCACAACATGCTTAACAACTGCAGGG GTCAAAGAGAAAGCAGATGTGCTTAATCCCTTAATCACTGGAGTGTTTTTGGAG gctTCAAACAGTGCTTCCTATATCCAAGATGCCTTCCAGCtcttgctgcctgtgctgcagatcTCTCTTATTGAGGCTAGAACGGAACTATCACAGTAA